One Cygnus olor isolate bCygOlo1 unplaced genomic scaffold, bCygOlo1.pri.v2 scaffold_78_ctg1, whole genome shotgun sequence genomic window carries:
- the LOC121063389 gene encoding olfactory receptor 14C36-like has translation MSNSSSVSEFLLLPFADTRELQLLHFGLFLGIYLAALLGNGLILTAVACHHRLHTPMYFFLLNLALLDLGCISTTLPKAMANALWDTRVISYEGCAAQVFFSVFFVGAEYSLLTVMAYDRYVAICKPLHYGSLVGSRACAQMAAAAWGSGFLNAVLHTATTFSLPLCQGNAVDQFFCEIPHILKLSCSDAYLREVGFIAFSFCLGAGCFLFIVLSYVQIFRAVLKIPSEQGLHKAFSTCLPHLAVVSLFVSTAMVACLKPPSISSLYLDFVVAVLYSVVPPALNPLIYSMRNQELKHALKKLFLLSSRSN, from the coding sequence atgtccaacagcagctctgtgagcgagttcctcctgctgccattcGCAGACACGCgcgagctgcagctcctgcacttcgggctcttcctgggcatctacctggctgccctcctgggcaacggcctcatcctcaccgccgtagcctgccaccaccgcctccacacccccatgtacttcttcctcctcaaccttgccctcctcgacctgggctgcatctccaccactctgcccaaagccatggccaatgccctctgggacaccagggtCATCTCCTATGAAGGATGTGCTGCACAGgtcttcttttctgtcttctttgttGGAGCAGAGTATTCTCTTCTCACTGTCATGGCCTACGAccgctacgttgccatctgcaagcccctgcactacgggagcctcgtgggcagcagagcttgtgcccagatggcagcagctgcctggggcagtggctttctcaatgctgtcctgcacacggccactacattttccctgcccctctgccaaggcaatgccgtggaccagttcttctgtgaaatcccccacatcctcaagctctcctgctcagatgcctACCTCAGGGAGGTTGGGTTTATTGCATTTAGCTTTTGTTTAGGTgctggctgctttcttttcattgtgctgtcctatgtgcagatcttcagggccGTGCTGAAGAtcccctctgagcagggcctgcacaaagccttttccacgtgcctcccgCACCTGGCCGTGGTCTCCCTGTTTGTCAGCACTGCCATGGTTGCCTgcctgaagcccccctccatctcATCCCTATACCTGGACTTTGTGGTGGCAGTTCTGTACTcagtggtgcctccagcactgaACCCCCTtatctacagcatgaggaaccaggagctcaaGCATGCACTGAAGAAGCTGTTTCTGTTGTCTTCCAGAAGCAAttag